In Prunus dulcis chromosome 1, ALMONDv2, whole genome shotgun sequence, the following are encoded in one genomic region:
- the LOC117613765 gene encoding serine/threonine-protein kinase AFC2-like isoform X1 gives MEMDYVTEFPLSHIDRRPRKRPRIAWDVPQGHPKAQSGIYYEQDVGNGTSFGPPRVLPDHPSLFVKGLTQKGSPPWRDDDKDGHYMFALGENLTSRYKIHRKIGEGTFGQVLECWDRETKEMVAIKVVRSIKKYREAAMIEVDVLQLLGKYDRNGSRCVQIRNWFDYRNHICIVFEMLGPSLYDFLRKNNYRPFPVDLVRELGRQLLECVAFMHGTRLIHTDLKPENILFVSSEYVKVPDYKFTSRSPKDGTCYKRLPKSSAIKVIDFGSTAYDHQEHNYIVSTRHYRAPEVILGLGWSYPCDIWSVGCILVELCSGEALFQTHENLEHLAMMERVLGPFPQHMLRRADRHAEKYVRRGRLDWPEGATSRESIKAVLKLHRLQNIVMQHVDHSAGDLIDLLQGLLRYDPSNRLTAPEALRHPFFTRDHFRRF, from the exons ATGGAGATGGATTATGTGACGGAGTTCCCTCTTTCCCACATTGATCGGCGTCCAAGGAAGAGGCCCAGGATTGCTTGGGACGTCCCTCAAGGCCACCCAAAG GCTCAGTCAGGAATATATTATGAGCAAGATGTTGGAAATGGGACAAGCTTTGGACCTCCAAGGGTACTCCCAGACCATCCTAGTCTTTTTGTAAAGGGATTGACTCAAAAAGGCTCTCCCCCATGGCGAGATGATGACAAAGATGGGCATTACATGTTTGCGCTGGGAGAGAATTTAACTTCTCGCT ATAAGATTCACAGAAAAATTGGTGAAG GAACTTTTGGTCAGGTTTTGGAATGCTGGGATAGGGAAACAAAAGAGATGGTAGCTATAAAAGTTGTCAGAAGTATTAAGAAATATCGTGAAGCAGCAATGATAGAAGTTGATGTGCTACAGTTGCTTGGGAAGTATGACAGAAATGGCAGTCG TTGTGTTCAAATACGGAACTGGTTTGACTATCGTAACCATATATGTATA GTATTTGAGATGCTTGGACCAAGCTTATACGATTTCCTCCGGAAAAATAATTATCGCCCATTTCCGGTTGATCTTGTCCGCGAGCTTGGCAGGCAACTGTTGGAATGTGTAGCAT TCATGCATGGTACGCGTCTCATCCATACTGACTTGAAGCCTGAAAACATACTTTTTGTGTCTTCAGAGTATGTTAAAGTACCAGACTACAAG TTTACATCCCGGTCACCAAAAGATGGAACCTGTTATAAAAGGTTGCCGAAGTCCAGTGCTATCAAGGTCATTGATTTTGGCAGCACTGCCTATGACCATCAAGAGCACAACTACATTGTCTCGACAAGGCACTACCGCGCACCAGAGGTTATTCTTG GTCTTGGATGGAGTTATCCATGTGACATATGGAGCGTTGGTTGCATCTTGGTAGAATTGTGTTCG GGAGAAGCTTTGTTTCAGACACATGAGAACTTAGAACATCTAGCTATGATGGAGAGGGTCTTAGGTCCATTTCCACAGCACATGTTGAGAAGAGCAGA cCGGCACGCTGAGAAGTATGTCCGGAGGGGTAGATTGGACTGGCCAGAAGGTGCAACTTCACGGGAAAGTATTAAAGCCGTTTTAAAGCTACATCGTCTCCAG AATATAGTTATGCAGCATGTAGATCATTCAGCTGGTGATCTCATCGACCTCCTGCAAGGTCTCCTTAGATATGACCCCTCCAATAGGCTAACAGCTCCTGAGGCCCTCAGGCATCCGTTCTTTACCAGGGATCATTTCAGGAGGTTTTAG
- the LOC117613765 gene encoding serine/threonine-protein kinase AFC2-like isoform X2, whose amino-acid sequence MVAIKVVRSIKKYREAAMIEVDVLQLLGKYDRNGSRCVQIRNWFDYRNHICIVFEMLGPSLYDFLRKNNYRPFPVDLVRELGRQLLECVAFMHGTRLIHTDLKPENILFVSSEYVKVPDYKFTSRSPKDGTCYKRLPKSSAIKVIDFGSTAYDHQEHNYIVSTRHYRAPEVILGLGWSYPCDIWSVGCILVELCSGEALFQTHENLEHLAMMERVLGPFPQHMLRRADRHAEKYVRRGRLDWPEGATSRESIKAVLKLHRLQNIVMQHVDHSAGDLIDLLQGLLRYDPSNRLTAPEALRHPFFTRDHFRRF is encoded by the exons ATGGTAGCTATAAAAGTTGTCAGAAGTATTAAGAAATATCGTGAAGCAGCAATGATAGAAGTTGATGTGCTACAGTTGCTTGGGAAGTATGACAGAAATGGCAGTCG TTGTGTTCAAATACGGAACTGGTTTGACTATCGTAACCATATATGTATA GTATTTGAGATGCTTGGACCAAGCTTATACGATTTCCTCCGGAAAAATAATTATCGCCCATTTCCGGTTGATCTTGTCCGCGAGCTTGGCAGGCAACTGTTGGAATGTGTAGCAT TCATGCATGGTACGCGTCTCATCCATACTGACTTGAAGCCTGAAAACATACTTTTTGTGTCTTCAGAGTATGTTAAAGTACCAGACTACAAG TTTACATCCCGGTCACCAAAAGATGGAACCTGTTATAAAAGGTTGCCGAAGTCCAGTGCTATCAAGGTCATTGATTTTGGCAGCACTGCCTATGACCATCAAGAGCACAACTACATTGTCTCGACAAGGCACTACCGCGCACCAGAGGTTATTCTTG GTCTTGGATGGAGTTATCCATGTGACATATGGAGCGTTGGTTGCATCTTGGTAGAATTGTGTTCG GGAGAAGCTTTGTTTCAGACACATGAGAACTTAGAACATCTAGCTATGATGGAGAGGGTCTTAGGTCCATTTCCACAGCACATGTTGAGAAGAGCAGA cCGGCACGCTGAGAAGTATGTCCGGAGGGGTAGATTGGACTGGCCAGAAGGTGCAACTTCACGGGAAAGTATTAAAGCCGTTTTAAAGCTACATCGTCTCCAG AATATAGTTATGCAGCATGTAGATCATTCAGCTGGTGATCTCATCGACCTCCTGCAAGGTCTCCTTAGATATGACCCCTCCAATAGGCTAACAGCTCCTGAGGCCCTCAGGCATCCGTTCTTTACCAGGGATCATTTCAGGAGGTTTTAG
- the LOC117613765 gene encoding serine/threonine-protein kinase AFC1-like isoform X3, whose amino-acid sequence MCYSCLGSMTEMAVVMHGTRLIHTDLKPENILFVSSEYVKVPDYKFTSRSPKDGTCYKRLPKSSAIKVIDFGSTAYDHQEHNYIVSTRHYRAPEVILGLGWSYPCDIWSVGCILVELCSGEALFQTHENLEHLAMMERVLGPFPQHMLRRADRHAEKYVRRGRLDWPEGATSRESIKAVLKLHRLQNIVMQHVDHSAGDLIDLLQGLLRYDPSNRLTAPEALRHPFFTRDHFRRF is encoded by the exons ATGTGCTACAGTTGCTTGGGAAGTATGACAGAAATGGCAGTCG TCATGCATGGTACGCGTCTCATCCATACTGACTTGAAGCCTGAAAACATACTTTTTGTGTCTTCAGAGTATGTTAAAGTACCAGACTACAAG TTTACATCCCGGTCACCAAAAGATGGAACCTGTTATAAAAGGTTGCCGAAGTCCAGTGCTATCAAGGTCATTGATTTTGGCAGCACTGCCTATGACCATCAAGAGCACAACTACATTGTCTCGACAAGGCACTACCGCGCACCAGAGGTTATTCTTG GTCTTGGATGGAGTTATCCATGTGACATATGGAGCGTTGGTTGCATCTTGGTAGAATTGTGTTCG GGAGAAGCTTTGTTTCAGACACATGAGAACTTAGAACATCTAGCTATGATGGAGAGGGTCTTAGGTCCATTTCCACAGCACATGTTGAGAAGAGCAGA cCGGCACGCTGAGAAGTATGTCCGGAGGGGTAGATTGGACTGGCCAGAAGGTGCAACTTCACGGGAAAGTATTAAAGCCGTTTTAAAGCTACATCGTCTCCAG AATATAGTTATGCAGCATGTAGATCATTCAGCTGGTGATCTCATCGACCTCCTGCAAGGTCTCCTTAGATATGACCCCTCCAATAGGCTAACAGCTCCTGAGGCCCTCAGGCATCCGTTCTTTACCAGGGATCATTTCAGGAGGTTTTAG
- the LOC117615083 gene encoding uncharacterized protein LOC117615083, producing the protein MGIPNPMIIYPIWWRTCIMYSFALAQPSHSKIQKQNHLKKVGTKITCLPCLATFDSLPFQKSSLKFSSSHPLSLLASNSLLFLIPRSSALLPCLLLVHAAMPTHDDTNPHFVRPFHPQRPDQYPQTPPVGPFLQQPQHQGQHSGPVSLGPGWTEQPHPEPPPDVKPARRQRPKHSGRHSRPLGPLVSFHPHFQDQHPHPQPNHSGQQTQPLVAPVPFANQDNEDPQPPAKHQSQQTLPPSSHDHEDQLHPRRHGTQGQPQHGQRPHPHGLLRPHTQQTNLFQWSLAIFCAIFWVIIIIGGLVVLIVYLIFRPRTPKFDVSTATLNAAYLDMGYLLNADFTVLANFTNPNKKVSVDFSSLIIDLYYGNTLIATQYIEPFSAHKRESMFANVHMVVSQVRLGLLESQRLQKQMETNRAVFEVKGSFRARANFGNILRYSYWLHGDCKVVFTRPPDGVLVSRKCKTKH; encoded by the exons ATG GGTATCCCAAATCCGATGATAATCTATCCGATATGGTGGAGAACCTGTATAATGTATTCGTTCGCATTGGCCCAGCCTAGCCACTCTAAAATACAGAAACAGAACCACTTGAAAAAAGTTGGTACCAAGATTACTTGCCTCCCATGCTTAGCTACGTTTGATTCTTTGCCTTTCCAAAAATCATCCTTGAAGTTTTCTTCAAGTCATCCTCTTTCCCTGTTGGCCTCCAATTCCTTATTATTCCTCATCCCTCGATCTTCAGCTCTTCTTCCTTGCTTACTACTTGTCCATGCTGCCATGCCTACCCATGATGACACCAACCCTCATTTTGTCAGACCCTTCCATCCACAACGTCCAGACCAATATCCCCAAACACCTCCTGTTGGTCCATTCCTGCAACAACCACAGCACCAAGGCCAGCACTCCGGCCCTGTGAGTCTCGGTCCCGGTTGGACTGAACAACCCCACCCTGAACCACCACCAGATGTTAAGCCAGCCCGTCGTCAAAGGCCAAAGCATTCAGGCAGGCATTCTCGGCCACTTGGTCCATTGGTGTCATTCCATCCACACTTTCAAGACCAACATCCTCATCCACAGCCAAACCATTCAGGCCAGCAAACCCAGCCTCTAGTCGCCCCGGTGCCCTTTGCAAACCAAGATAATGAAGACCCACAACCTCCGGCAAAGCATCAAAGCCAGCAAACCCTGCCACCGTCAAGCCATGATCATGAAGACCAACTGCATCCTCGGCGACATGGTACACAAGGACAGCCACAACATGGCCAGCGTCCTCACCCGCATGGCTTGCTCAGGCCACATACTCAACAAACCAACCTCTTTCAATGGTCATTAGCCATCTTCTGTGcaattttttgggttatcATAATAATAGGAGGCCTAGTGGTTCTCATAGTCTATCTTATTTTTCGCCCCCGGACACCGAAATTCGATGTCTCCACTGCCACCCTCAATGCAGCCTACCTTGACATGGGCTATCTGCTCAATGCTGACTTTACTGTGCTAGCGAACTTCACCAATCCAAACAAGAAGGTGAGCGTGGACTTTAGCTCCTTGATCATTGATCTTTATTATGGAAATACCCTAATTGCTACCCAATACATAGAACCCTTTTCTGCACACAAGAGAGAGTCCATGTTTGCAAATGTTCATATGGTGGTTAGTCAGGTCCGTCTTGGATTGTTAGAGAGCCAAAGGCTTCAGAAGCAGATGGAGACCAATAGAGCCGTTTTTGAAGTCAAGGGATCTTTCAGAGCACGTGCTAATTTTGGAAATATCCTACGGTACTCTTATTGGTTACATGGTGACTGCAAAGTTGTGTTCACCAGACCTCCTGATGGGGTTCTGGTTAGTAGAAAATGCAAGACAAAACACTAG
- the LOC117615081 gene encoding pentatricopeptide repeat-containing protein At1g13040, mitochondrial produces the protein MYRSLGVNRLIFRSRIVYYVKTGLIDQALQVFDEMTRSDCRIFSIDYNRFIGVLVRHSRYDLAEHYYYEMVPQGFSLSAFTYSRFISGLCKIRNFTLIEKLIRDMDRLGAVPDIWAFNIYLNLLCQENRAHFALEVFHRMVDKGREPDVVSYTILIDGLCKARQFDKAVDIWTSMIRKGFKPDNIACTALVVGLCDGGKVDLAYNLVIGEMKGQVKFSNLMYNTLINGFCRAGRIDKAQAIKSFMKRNGCESDLVTHNVLLKYCCNEFMLEEAEKLMKKMERSGMEPDVYSYNQLLKGLCQANRADKAYLLMRTRMEPKGLCNVVSYNTIITAFCRAHRTGRAYKLFEEMGQKGTMPDVVTFTILIEAFLREGSSDIANKLLDQMTVMGLLPDRIFYTTIVDHLCKSGKIAMAYSVFSDMLEKGIAPDAVSFNALINGLCKASRVSEAMHLYEEMQNRGCCPDEVTFKLIIGGLIRENKLSVACRVWDQMMEKGFTLDGAVSERLVNAIHSKDGMKMQNESIVRGTC, from the exons ATGTATCGCAGTCTCGGCGTTAACCGCCTCATATTCCGCAGTCGCATAGTTTACTACGTGAAAACTGGTCTAATCGATCAAGCTCTCCAAGTGTTCGACGAAATGACCCGCTCCGATTGCCGCATATTTAGCATTGACTACAATCGCTTCATCGGCGTATTGGTCCGCCATTCGCGTTACGATCTCGCCGAGCACTACTACTACGAAATGGTGCCACAGGGCTTCTCTTTAAGCGCATTTACTTACTCTAGGTTCATTTCTGGGCTGTGCAAGATCAGAAATTTCACTCTCATTGAAAAACTTATTCGAGACATGGATAGGCTTGGGGCTGTGCCTGACATTTGGgctttcaatatatatttgaatctTCTGTGCCAAGAAAACAGGGCACATTTTGCTCTGGAAGTGTTCCATAGGATGGTTGATAAAGGAAGAGAGCCTGATGTTGTATCATATACTATACTTATTGATGGGTTGTGTAAAGCTAGACAATTTGATAAGGCAGTTGATATTTGGACTAGTATGATTAGGAAAGGGTTCAAGCCCGATAATATTGCGTGTACAGCGCTTGTTGTTGGATTGTGTGATGGTGGGAAGGTTGATTTGGCATATAACCTTGTAATAGGTGAAATGAAGGGTCAAGTCAAGTTTAGTAATTTGATGTATAATACGTTGATTAATGGGTTTTGTCGAGCTGGTAGAATTGATAAGGCACAGGCAATCAAGTCATTTATGAAGAGGAATGGGTGCGAGTCGGATTTGGTTACTCACAATGTGTTATTGAAATATTGTTGTAATGAGTTCATGTTAGAGGAGGCTGAGaagttgatgaagaaaatggagaGGAGTGGTATGGAACCTGACGTGTATAGTTACAATCAGCTTCTCAAGGGCCTTTGTCAAGCTAATAGAGCGGATAAGGCATATTTGTTGATGAGGACTAGGATGGAGCCAAAGGGGCTGTGTAATGTTGTGTCATATAATACCATCATCACAGCATTTTGCAGGGCACACCGTACTGGAAGGGCTTATAAACTGTTTGAGGAAATGGGTCAAAAGGGCACCATGCCAGACGTGGTGACGTTCACTATTCTTATAGAAGCTTTTTTAAGAGAAGGTAGTTCAGATATAGCCAATAAGCTTCTTGATCAGATGACAGTTATGGGTCTGTTGCCTGACCGGATATTTTACACTACAATAGTTGATCACCTATGTAAGAGTGGGAAGATTGCAATGGCTTATAGTGTTTTCAGTGATATGTTAGAGAAGGGCATCGCCCCTGATGCTGTTTCATTTAATGCTCTTATTAATGGGCTTTGCAAGGCTTCTAGAGTGAGTGAAGCTATGCATCTCTATGAGGAAATGCAGAATCGAGGATGTTGTCCTGATGAGGTAACTTTTAAATTGATAATTGGAGGTCTCATAAGGGAAAATAAGCTTTCAGTGGCTTGTAGGGTATGGGATCAGATGATGGAGAAGGGCTTTACTCTTGATGGAGCTGTCTCTGAGAGACTGGTTAATGCCATCCATTCAAAAGATGGCATGAAAATGCAAAATG AGTCCATTGTTAGAGGCACTTGTTAG